In Diceros bicornis minor isolate mBicDic1 chromosome 23, mDicBic1.mat.cur, whole genome shotgun sequence, a single genomic region encodes these proteins:
- the CENPW gene encoding centromere protein W isoform X2: protein MAVSTTVSQRKHIKRKAPRGFLKRVFKRQKPHLRLETSGDLLMHLNCLLFVQRLAEESRTNACENKCGVIKREHVLAAAKVILKKSRG from the exons ATGGCGGTCTCGACCACAGTCTCCCAGAGGAAGCACATAAAGCGGAAGGCCCCCCGCGGCTTTCTAAAGCGCGTCTTCAAGCGACAGAAGCCTCACCTTCGTCTAGAGACAAGTGGCGATTTACTG atgCATCTGAACTGTTTACTGTTTGTTCAGCGATTAGCAGAAGAGTCCAGGACAAATGCTTGTGAGAATAAATGTGGAGTCATTAAAAGGGAGCATGTACTGGCTGCAGCAAAG GTAATTCTAAAGAAGAGCAGAGGTTAG
- the CENPW gene encoding centromere protein W isoform X1, with protein MAVSTTVSQRKHIKRKAPRGFLKRVFKRQKPHLRLETSGDLLMHLNCLLFVQRLAEESRTNACENKCGVIKREHVLAAAKRQRLLLTGISM; from the exons ATGGCGGTCTCGACCACAGTCTCCCAGAGGAAGCACATAAAGCGGAAGGCCCCCCGCGGCTTTCTAAAGCGCGTCTTCAAGCGACAGAAGCCTCACCTTCGTCTAGAGACAAGTGGCGATTTACTG atgCATCTGAACTGTTTACTGTTTGTTCAGCGATTAGCAGAAGAGTCCAGGACAAATGCTTGTGAGAATAAATGTGGAGTCATTAAAAGGGAGCATGTACTGGCTGCAGCAAAG aggcagagattgctTCTTACTGGTATTTCTATGTAA
- the CENPW gene encoding centromere protein W isoform X3, with the protein MAVSTTVSQRKHIKRKAPRGFLKRVFKRQKPHLRLETSGDLLKSPGQMLVRINVESLKGSMYWLQQR; encoded by the exons ATGGCGGTCTCGACCACAGTCTCCCAGAGGAAGCACATAAAGCGGAAGGCCCCCCGCGGCTTTCTAAAGCGCGTCTTCAAGCGACAGAAGCCTCACCTTCGTCTAGAGACAAGTGGCGATTTACTG AAGAGTCCAGGACAAATGCTTGTGAGAATAAATGTGGAGTCATTAAAAGGGAGCATGTACTGGCTGCAGCAAAGGTAA